From the Paenibacillus sp. R14(2021) genome, the window CTGGCCACTTCTTGCAGTACCGCAGACAAGAACCGAATGAGCTCATCCCCCCGGCTGAAGCCGAAGCAGTCATTAAACCACTTGAAATAGTCCAAATCGGCATAGATAATCGCGAATTTCTTGCCTGTATCGATCCGGCTCTGCATCTCGCGGAGTATGGCTGCATTCCCCGGTAATCCGGTCAGCGGGTTGGCCGTTCTGGCTTCCTCCGTGCGCAGCTGTGTCATGCACTCCAATATGGCACGAATGGAAGCGGCGCCGATCAGCTTCCCTCCCCGGGTAATGATGACGACATGATACAAGCGCGAAATATCCCGGGCCATCGCCAGCTGCGCTACATGTTCCACCGGCAGGTCCGCTTCGACGACAAGCGCTTCTTCGTCCATAATTTTCGATACGGATCGATTCCAATATAACGGAAGTCCGAATTGTCCAGCTAGCAGCTGGTTCATGTTTTCCTTCATGATCAAGCCGATGGGACGGCCTTCGCTTGCGATGATCGCCCCCTGCACATGCGGGTTGGATTCGAACATTCGTGCGAGGTCCGACACGCGCTCGGACGGCGACAGCGTCGGAATCGATTTGGCCAGCATCCCAATGGGGAAAGGCGTCTTCGCGCTGCTTGGAACGGCTGCAGGCTGTGCAATCTGCCGTCCTTGTCCGCCAGTTCCGGATATTCGCGATTCGTCCAAGGCTAGACCGCCCCACGTGTCCGTCTCCGCGCCAGCCGGTGAATCGAGCACCGCCGCTGCATCCTCCTGGCGAATCCGATACCGCATCACCGCGGATATGGCATCCTTGATCGCATAGTAAATTGTCGCTTCCGCTGAGCGGCCGATACTCGAAGGATATGCCGATGCATGTCCAATCGCAAAAGCGCTGCGGTCTGCATGAGTGGCGGAAAGCTCTTCTTCGCCCGCGTAAATGCGCTTCAGCTTCGATCGAAGTGCGTCCACCGCTCGCTTGATCAGCTTGTCCAGCTTATCTTCGGATTTGCCCCGTTGAAGGAAGTAGAAGAAGTCGTTCTCCATCCTATACCGCCAGACGAGACGCCGCTGCTCATTCATCCACTCTGTCAATGCCTCAAGCACGGAGGCCGATGTGTTTCCTGACACATGCACGACGATGACGCCGATGCCGCCGTAATGCCATTGCTCTGTCAACCGATGGATCATTGTACGGTCTAATAGTCCATATCCCATCTCATCCACAAGAATCCCTCTTAGGCGTCAGTCGTTTTGACTCTCTTATCGTTCTATTGTAGGAGATGATTGTGAAGAGAGCATTGGAGCATTGTTAAATTTATGTAAAAAAATCCAGCGTACAGCTCCATACGCCGCACACCGGATCTCACTTTACTTAGTCATTTAATTCGGCACGCTTGCCGGTTACGAGAAAGACGACGCTCTCGCCAATATTGGTGGCATAATCGGCAATGCGCTCGATATATCTGCCAACGAAGCTGATCTGGCTCGCTTGCGTGATCGATTTGGGATTGTCCATCATGAGCGCGAACAAGTCACCGACCACCTGACTGAACAAAGCATCTACCTGATCATCGTCTTTTGCCATTTTGTACGCCAGGTTCACGTTCTCATGCACATACGACTCGATAGATTCGCGAATCATCTGCCTTGCGATATCAGCCATCTGAGGCAGATCCACAAGCGGCTTCATATGTGTCTGGCCATCCAAACGGACGACGACTTTCGCGATATCAACGGATAGATCGCCCATACGCTCCAGATCGCTCGCCATTTTGAAGGCGATTAGAATTCTGCGCAAATCTTTGGCAACCGGCTGCTGCGTCGCGATCATCCGTGCACCGAGCAGGTCGATGCTTTCTTCAATCCGGTTCAGCTCGATATCTGCCGCAATAATGCGTCTGGCTGCGGTGGTGTCCAATTTCTCCAGCGCCGACATGGCTTCCCCAAGTACGTTATCTACGCGGTTGCCCATTTCAATGAGCATGCTCTTCAGCTGCTCCAGGCCTTCATCCAGCTCTTTCCGTTTCAACACGCAAGCGCCCCTCTCCTCGTTCCTTAACCAAAGCGGCCGGAAATATAATCGTCCGTCGCCTTCTCGGAAGGATTCGTAAAGATTTTTTCGGTTTTGTCGTGCTCGACGACTTTGCCCATGTAGAAGAATGCGGTTCTGTCCGATACGCGCGCAGCCTGATGCATGTTGTGCGTCACGATCACGATGCTGTAATCCTGCTTCAGCTCGGCGATCAGCTCCTCGACCTTGGCGGTCGATACCGGATCAAGCGCCGATGCCGGCTCATCCATGAGAATGACCTTCGGCTTTACAGCGATGGAACGGGCGATGCATAGACGCTGCTGTTGTCCGCCGGAGAGGGCAAGTGCCGACTGATGCAGACGATCCTTCGTCTCTTCCCATAGCGCGGACTTGCGGAGACACTCCTCCACGATTTCGTCGAGCTGCTGCTTCTTGCGAATCCCGTGATAACGGGGGCCGAACGCAATATTCTCGTAAATCGACTTGTGAAACGGATTGGGACGCTGCCAGACCATGCCGATCTTCTGGCGAAGCAGAACAACGTCTACGCCGGCGTCATTGACGTTCTCGCCGTCGATCCAAATTTCACCCTTCGTACGCACGCCGCCAATCGTATCGTTCATGCGGTTCAAGCTGCGCAGGAAGGTAGACTTCCCGCAGCCCGACGGGCCGATGAGCGCGGTAACCTCCCGGGGAGCAAACTGAAGCGATACGCTCTTGATGGCTTCCTTCTCCCCATAGAATACGCTGAGGTCTTTGGCTGCTAGTCCTGTTGTTTGCATGCTTTAGTCACTCCCCTTATTTGGTTGCCGTAAATTTACGGTGCAGATACCCGCCAAACCATCTGGCCGTGAAGTTGAAAAGCAGCACCATAATGATAAGTATAGCGGAAGCGCCTGCGCCGATTTGAGCTGCATCCGGAGCCAAGCCTTCACTGTTGATCTTCCAGATATGAACCGCCAGCGTCTCCGCAGGGCGGAACGGATTAAGCGGCGAGAAAGGACTGAGCGGATTCCAGTTCGTGAAATCCAGTCTCGGCGAGCTCATTCCTGCCGTAAACAGCAGTGCCGCTGCTTCACCGAATACGCGGCCCGAAGCAAGGATGGTGCCTGTCACGATCGTCGGCATTGCGATTGGCATCATGACGGAAGTAATTGTCTTCCAGCGCGACAAGCCGAGCGCGAGGCTCGCTTCCTTCTGCTCGCGGGGGACGCCCTTAAGCGATTGCTCCGTAATCCGCACCATAAGCGGAAGATTGAATACGGTCAGCGCAAGCGCGCCGGAGAAGAGCGAGAATCCAAGACCGAATACGTTGACAATCACAAGCAATCCGAACAAACCGACGACAATAGACGGGAAGGAAGAGAGTACCTCGACGATGAGTCGAATGGAATCGGTTAATCTTCCCGGTTTGGCGTATTCGCTCATGTAGATGCCGGCGCCAAGTCCGAGCGGGATGGTAATAATCAATGTTAACAATAATAAGAACAAGGAGTTGAACAGCTGCGGCCCAATACCGCCTCCCGCTTTTATCGTTTGCGGTCCAGAGGTTAGGAAATGGAAGCTGATGTGCGGCAGTCCGCGGACAATAATGTAACCAAGCAGCCCTGCGAGCAGCAAAACAATGAATCCGGATATGGCGATAATGACGGCAGTTGCGATGCGATCTGCGGTTTTGGCTGTCATCGGTTATTTCTCCTTTCCAAGAAGCGGACAATAAAGACGAAGACAAACGTCATGGCAAGCAAGATCAGCGCAAGCGACCAGAGCACGTTGTTATGCGTCGAGCCCATGACCGTATTGCCCATGTCAAGCGTAATGACGCTGGTCAGCGTCGAAGCCGATTCGAACAAGGAGTGCGGAATATGCGGCGAGTTTCCGATAACCATCTGAACCGCCAATGCTTCACCGAATGCACGGGACATGCCGAGCACGACACCCGTCAGCAGCGAAGGCAGCGTAGTCGGAATGACGATGCGGTAGATCGTCTGCCAGCGCGTAGCACCGAGCGCAAACGACGCTTCCTTCAAGCCGCGCTGCAAGCCGGAGAGCGCATCGGTCGCGATCGTCGTGATCGTCGGCAGAATCATCATCGACAAGACAATTGCGCCTGCCGCGATCCCGATCCCTTGTCCTGGGAAGATCGCGCGGAGCGCAGGTACGACTACGCTTAGACCAACAAAACCGAACACAACGGACGGAATGCCCGCAAGCAATTCGATAACCGGCTGGAGGATGCGTCTACCGATTCCAGGCATGATTTGCGTCATAAATACAGCCGCGCAGCAGCCAAGAGGCGCCGCGATAAGAGCGGCGAGCAGCGAGGTGCTGAACGAGCCGAAGATGAATGGCAGTGCGCCATACAGCGGAATATCTGCTTCAGGATCCCATTTGAGTCCGCTGAGCAGCCCGCCGAGGCTGACACCATCTCCAAAGAACGTCGTCAAACCGCGTGAAGACACGAAATAGACGATTGCGCCGATCGTAACGACGAGTACTAGAATACACAGCGTCGTAAATACTTTGCCTACCCATTCCTCCATGACATGCGGTTTGGCCAGGGTACGCGTCGTTCTTGGATGAACGAGTTGTTTATCATTCACAGCGGGCTGCTCCATCGCTTCTTCTCTCCTTCAATCATGCTGTTCTTAGACAGTCAAGAAGAGGCGGACTCATCCACCTCTTAAGACTGCTTATTTATTTCGGCTTTAGGCGTATCGCTTATTTCGATACAGTGCCTGCAGCATCGCGTTTTACTTGCATTTTGCCAACTGGGATATAACCAAGCTCTACAACATCAGCGTTTTGTACTTCGTCGCTCACCATGTAGTCAAGGAATGCTTTAGCTGCTGCGTTTGGTTCGCCTTTCGTGTACATGTGCTCGTAAGCCCATACTGGGTAGTCGCCAGTCACGATGTTTTCTTCTTTTGGTTCTACACCGTTATACTTAATCGTTTTAACTGTGTCATCCAGGTAGGACAGTGCCAAGTAACCAATTGCTCCAGGTGTATCTGTTACGTATTTCTTAACCGTACCTGACGAATCTTCTTGAATGGATCCTGGTACATCTTCGGATTTCGTGCCAAGTGCGTATTTTTCAAACGTTTTGCGCGTACCGGAGCTGCCTGGACGGTTGATGATCGTGATCTTCTCGTCTTCGCCGCCAACTTCTTTCCAGTTCTTCACTTTACCTGTGAAGATAGCAACCAATTGTTCTTTTGTCAGGTTGTCGATAGTAACACTTTTGTTTACGACAGTTGCCATTGCAACGACTGCCACTTGGTGGTCAACAAGTTCTTTCGCTTTGTCAGCGTCAGCGTCCGTGAATTTCTCTTCAGCGAAGATATCGGAGTTACCGATGTCTGCTTGGCCGCCTTGTACTTGCGTCAAGCCAGTACCGCTTCCGCCGCCTTGTACTTGAACTGTGATGCCGCTGTATTTCGAGTCTTCCATGAATTTCTTGGATACTTGATCAACGAGTGGTTGAAGCGCCGTGGAGCCTGCTGCCAGGAGCGAACCGCTAAGCGCATCGCCGCCTGCGTTACCGCCTGCGTTAGCTGTAGTGCCGTTGTTTGTCTTACCGTTATTTGTAGTGTTGCTGCTGTCCCCTTTGTTTGAGCCGCAAGCCGCCAGACCGATCGTCAACACGAGTGCTACTACAACGAGTAATGCTTTTTTCATTTCAGTTCGTTTCTCCTTCCGCTATCCGTGCGGTTAATTTGTTTACAAGACCTATTGTACGTTGACCTTATTAATTTGATATTTTCTTAGTGTTAACGGAATGCTAAAACTTCATAGATTTATTGAATAAATGATATAGGTAATATAAAATTATTGTATAAAATCACCCTGAAGGGAATTTTAAGTCATGAGTATATTAAGACTACAAATCCTAGTGCTGCTCTCCGAGCTGAAGAAAGTCACCACTGTCGCGGAGGAAATCGGCGTCAAGCAGCCGACTGTCAGCTTTCATATGCGCAAGCTAGAAGAAGAATGGGGCGCACCTCTGTTCGAAATTAAAACCGGTAAAGTGCTGCTTACGGAATCCGGCCAGCTGCTCTACCGGTACGCTGCGGAAATCGACCGCATCTACAAGGAAGCCCAGTCACGGTTTCAAGCTTTCCGGCAAACGGGTGAGCATCGCTTAGTGGTCGGCATTACCGACACTGCTTCCTCCCTATTGTTCAGAACCGACTGGATCGCGCAAGCATCGCAGTCTTCAGGCATGCAGTTAAAGCTGATCACCGGCCAGCATGCCGCACTGCTTGAGCAGCTTCAGACCGGATCTATCGATTTCATGATCAGCGGTAACCCGCGCCTGCCTGCCGGTGGATTGATAACCCCCGCAGCAGCCTTGCAGCTTGAAGTCATTTCGGATGACCGATTAGCACTCTTCATGAGTGCAGGCCACGCACTTGCTGCCGGTCCGACTATTCCGGCTTATAAGCTGGCAGGTCAATCCCTCGTCGAGCTGGTCGACCTCCCTCTCCAAGAAAGCATCCTCAATTGGGAAACGCATGAGAAGGTTACCCTATCCCGGGCGTGGGCGGCAGATCGAATCGATCTCGTATTCAATGCGGTT encodes:
- a CDS encoding GGDEF domain-containing protein, translated to MGYGLLDRTMIHRLTEQWHYGGIGVIVVHVSGNTSASVLEALTEWMNEQRRLVWRYRMENDFFYFLQRGKSEDKLDKLIKRAVDALRSKLKRIYAGEEELSATHADRSAFAIGHASAYPSSIGRSAEATIYYAIKDAISAVMRYRIRQEDAAAVLDSPAGAETDTWGGLALDESRISGTGGQGRQIAQPAAVPSSAKTPFPIGMLAKSIPTLSPSERVSDLARMFESNPHVQGAIIASEGRPIGLIMKENMNQLLAGQFGLPLYWNRSVSKIMDEEALVVEADLPVEHVAQLAMARDISRLYHVVIITRGGKLIGAASIRAILECMTQLRTEEARTANPLTGLPGNAAILREMQSRIDTGKKFAIIYADLDYFKWFNDCFGFSRGDELIRFLSAVLQEVASLSGAKDDFIGHIGGDDFIVLSDAEDAEQLCRHMITRFNDGARAYYGGVDVSSVMDRSGNTVIQDGVTLSLSLLTWDGLQVVTTADISEAAARLKKQAKSITGSAYVAGDVFEKHLGEGKTT
- the phoU gene encoding phosphate signaling complex protein PhoU → MLKRKELDEGLEQLKSMLIEMGNRVDNVLGEAMSALEKLDTTAARRIIAADIELNRIEESIDLLGARMIATQQPVAKDLRRILIAFKMASDLERMGDLSVDIAKVVVRLDGQTHMKPLVDLPQMADIARQMIRESIESYVHENVNLAYKMAKDDDQVDALFSQVVGDLFALMMDNPKSITQASQISFVGRYIERIADYATNIGESVVFLVTGKRAELND
- the pstB gene encoding phosphate ABC transporter ATP-binding protein PstB, whose translation is MQTTGLAAKDLSVFYGEKEAIKSVSLQFAPREVTALIGPSGCGKSTFLRSLNRMNDTIGGVRTKGEIWIDGENVNDAGVDVVLLRQKIGMVWQRPNPFHKSIYENIAFGPRYHGIRKKQQLDEIVEECLRKSALWEETKDRLHQSALALSGGQQQRLCIARSIAVKPKVILMDEPASALDPVSTAKVEELIAELKQDYSIVIVTHNMHQAARVSDRTAFFYMGKVVEHDKTEKIFTNPSEKATDDYISGRFG
- the pstA gene encoding phosphate ABC transporter permease PstA, yielding MTAKTADRIATAVIIAISGFIVLLLAGLLGYIIVRGLPHISFHFLTSGPQTIKAGGGIGPQLFNSLFLLLLTLIITIPLGLGAGIYMSEYAKPGRLTDSIRLIVEVLSSFPSIVVGLFGLLVIVNVFGLGFSLFSGALALTVFNLPLMVRITEQSLKGVPREQKEASLALGLSRWKTITSVMMPIAMPTIVTGTILASGRVFGEAAALLFTAGMSSPRLDFTNWNPLSPFSPLNPFRPAETLAVHIWKINSEGLAPDAAQIGAGASAILIIMVLLFNFTARWFGGYLHRKFTATK
- the pstC gene encoding phosphate ABC transporter permease subunit PstC, translating into MEQPAVNDKQLVHPRTTRTLAKPHVMEEWVGKVFTTLCILVLVVTIGAIVYFVSSRGLTTFFGDGVSLGGLLSGLKWDPEADIPLYGALPFIFGSFSTSLLAALIAAPLGCCAAVFMTQIMPGIGRRILQPVIELLAGIPSVVFGFVGLSVVVPALRAIFPGQGIGIAAGAIVLSMMILPTITTIATDALSGLQRGLKEASFALGATRWQTIYRIVIPTTLPSLLTGVVLGMSRAFGEALAVQMVIGNSPHIPHSLFESASTLTSVITLDMGNTVMGSTHNNVLWSLALILLAMTFVFVFIVRFLERRNNR
- a CDS encoding phosphate ABC transporter substrate-binding protein, which produces MKKALLVVVALVLTIGLAACGSNKGDSSNTTNNGKTNNGTTANAGGNAGGDALSGSLLAAGSTALQPLVDQVSKKFMEDSKYSGITVQVQGGGSGTGLTQVQGGQADIGNSDIFAEEKFTDADADKAKELVDHQVAVVAMATVVNKSVTIDNLTKEQLVAIFTGKVKNWKEVGGEDEKITIINRPGSSGTRKTFEKYALGTKSEDVPGSIQEDSSGTVKKYVTDTPGAIGYLALSYLDDTVKTIKYNGVEPKEENIVTGDYPVWAYEHMYTKGEPNAAAKAFLDYMVSDEVQNADVVELGYIPVGKMQVKRDAAGTVSK
- a CDS encoding LysR family transcriptional regulator, which translates into the protein MSILRLQILVLLSELKKVTTVAEEIGVKQPTVSFHMRKLEEEWGAPLFEIKTGKVLLTESGQLLYRYAAEIDRIYKEAQSRFQAFRQTGEHRLVVGITDTASSLLFRTDWIAQASQSSGMQLKLITGQHAALLEQLQTGSIDFMISGNPRLPAGGLITPAAALQLEVISDDRLALFMSAGHALAAGPTIPAYKLAGQSLVELVDLPLQESILNWETHEKVTLSRAWAADRIDLVFNAVADGSMLAILPVRTSARAPEGVTFIPLPGQSVPWQWTAAWRSDYWNSQVVQRVASLLREDEWNKQQV